The sequence below is a genomic window from Cicer arietinum cultivar CDC Frontier isolate Library 1 chromosome 6, Cicar.CDCFrontier_v2.0, whole genome shotgun sequence.
ataatagtatttttatcaaattatctttattgGATAATGGTGTATTATCAATGCCATAAAtgtatagtaaaatatattattgtgtaGATCAATAAAATGTaatgtttttataataaattatttaacaaaatgaCTTAGTTCAAAGTAAATTATGGAGTAATTTGGTcgtcataaaaaaatatgtacatatcttattgttttttatggtttctagaatataaaaaatggtttataattaaaaacataacattatttaattgaaaaagtTTAATATCACCAAAAGTATATGATTATAATAAGATGGCTTTCTTTGATGCATTTTACTAGAAAACTAAATGAATTCATTTAGGTAGGCATTAAAATGGTTTTCTTTGATGCATTAAAATGAATTCCTTACCTTAACTTTTATCTAATGCTTGATCTACAAATTTCAACTGTGATGTATATATAGAAACTGAGAAAAACAGTCCTAAAATAGCATCTGGATTTTGCTTCACTAAGTTATCATGACATGTATCTGTCTgttatcaaataataataacaagaaTTTTGTCAAAGCGAGTGGAAAATGTCTTTAGAGGTTGATGAATGATTTTGAAACCATTTGTTAATACATGAAGCATGAAAACTGTGTTTGCAATTTGGAAGATGTTTTAGCCATTCCCCTTCTTCAAACTCTCCCAAACAAATGGAACTGTCCACATTACTTGGTTTTTGTTCACCTTCATTTTTCTTACTTGGAGATGATATTAAGGAATCTTCATTGTATTGGTTGCCAACTAGCTTTGTCTTGTTTTAGGTACTAACTATCAAAGGTTTAAATATTGAGATTCTTGTGACATACAAAAtgtaataaacaaaaaattacaaccCACTCTCGGTCTCAAAATAATTGAATCATttgatcattttatatatatttagaaaaatgtataaataaaaagaactacattgaaaattgaaatagtcaattattttaagatagattatgagatattttcaaaatcttgataaatatatgtatatataattggTTCTAATTAACATGATGTTGTTGATGATTCACTGGTTGTGTTCTGTATGCGCAACAATAAGGCACAACTGTTAAATAAAACGAAAAGTCATGCGCGAGACAGAGGCGCAAGACAACCACTAGACTGTTGCAACCAACCATTCAATCAATATGTGAACATTATATCTATATACTCTTTCACAATCTGAATGACAGAACCAAAATTTGTACCTCTTTCTcaaatgacattatttttctataaacaGTGTCACTTTGGACATAATGAAAACGCAAAAATTTGGAGATTGCCCTCCACTTTTCTCATTCATTCTTATATTCTAAGTCATCTTATTCTTCTTTAATGCATGAATTaaggataaaaaaaacattctatACTATTGAAATATACTCTTGATGTGATAATACAAATCATATCAAAGTTTTCTAAAGCACTCTAAAGAAGATTCAatggttatctcatttgcatgATTGGTGGGGCGAATTGAACCTAAAGGTTAGTGTAACAACACGTtttggaatttgctacataaaatcttcatcaacaacttcactattaaagttTTGCACCAATTGTCACCAATACAGTTCCAAGATAGATAGAGTATAAATTCATGCtaaatttaaaccaaataacAAATTGTTATTTTGATACTCGTAATAGTAAAAAGTTTGCATCGCAAAGATGAAAACTAGATTTAGtggcataaaataaaaaatcctaaacTTGCAaatttaaagaactaaaacATCTTCAACATCTTCGAGCTTAGCTCCTTTACAGCTGCAGTATGATGTTGCAGTGTTAAAATTGGATAAAGATTGTAGCCATAGAGGAACCAATCTCAACATTCTCAACCAAAAAAATCCTAACTAAAAAGTGTTCAATCAAAAGGATGTTCTGCCATCCCATTTACACCAATTGTTGTAGCTCCATTTTCAtaagtgaaaaaaaataacCTATGAGGAGAAAACTTCATCAAAATCATTGATACCTTTGTCTCTTTCTCGACTCTAATTGAATCCTGAGACTTGAACAAGAATTAGAACTAGAACAAAACTTCCATGTATTGTTCAATGAACCATGATGATGATTACCAGCAAAATTAACCATTGAAGAAGCAGAACAAGTTGAAACACCATTTGAAGATTGCAAAATTGAAGAAATCTTCTGTTTTTGTGGAAATGAAATAGACTCAATTATTCTAGTCTCATTCTTATTATTATCACACTCTTTGATGTTCAAAGGTTGAAACTTTATATCTTGCAAAGGTGGTGGATTTCTCCAAATTGGAAGTGGTCCTGCAAGAAGAATTGTTTGAAGCAAAGGACCAGAATCAAGCACAGCTTGTAAAAGTTTACCCTTTTGTGGCAAAACTCTTTCTGCTGCTAAAGAATCTATAACAACAGTTCCAGGATCACACATTGGTTTTTCAATAGGAACAGCCATGTTCAAATAATTAAAGTCTTGAACTTGAACAAAATTATGATGATTATTGAGATAACCCATTTTGCTGTTTGAGAATTCAGGTGAAGAAACAGGTTCAAAGAATGAATCTACTGGTGGTGAACCATGTGAGAGACTACTAGATTCTGTGATTGTAATGCTTGGATTTGGAACAAAGATTTCTTGTAAATGATGGATTGGAGTTGTTGTTGGAATGAGGTTGTAGTTGATTACTTTTTGAAGCTGGTTTCTTGCTTCATCTCTTTCTTGATAAGCTGTTTTGAGTAAGTTGAAGAGTTCTGTCTTCATGTTTTTCATTGTTTCTAGTTCAACTGTTGCATCTAGAAGCTTCTGTCTTAGTTCATTTTCTCTCTGGAAAATCAAACAAGGAATACTTTAGATGGTTTTGTAGAGAACAAATTGATGGAAACATTTCTATATCAAACTAGTTAATGACTTAATGTTATCAAACTTTATTGCATGTTTGATTTTGTGGTAAATGGCAAATTAGAGTGATTTTGTAGAAATTTTactttgtaatttttgtaaaattacagttattttactatttttaattatatataatatatatttattttatttaataattttttatatattgaaaatttcattttcttttttataaataatataattttaatatttttaattttattattatctaataattattattctattgtattgattataataaataaattttaaatttattgtgtattattttatatatataaaagagtgCATAGGAGAGACAGAcaaatttgatctctatttaaAACATAGATGAAACACAACTTTCAATGTAATATGAAAGAGAAGCAAATTTTTCTAATTAATCAAATGTAGAGAAGacaaaatattaatgtaattttttttagtgaattACAAGTCTAAGTCATATAAAAATACAAGAATATAGAGTAGATCTTCAAAAAGAATGTCAACACACTCTCAATACTATAAGAGAATAATTGAAAAAGCAAGTGCCTTTATTGACAAAATGAAATCAAGACACTTCATATAGAGGAAAGAATAAGGCCAACATTGACATTgtcaatgttaaaaaaattaatgtgttaAAAAAACTGAGATATACAATTTATTTGATGAGTGAGGTAATAAGAATTTTTGCTTTGGTTTTAACTTTTTAGTTCTAtgagaaaaaattattagtaaTGTAAAATTTAGTGGGAagctaaataaaatataacaaaatattgcTACGGCCAGAAAGATAATCAATCTAAACCTTCTACATAATGCTAATATTAACTATTCTCCTCTTATTAGTCtatattgaaaaacaaaatattaatgtgCCAATAATTACAGCCTCCATCCAATTTAATGAATCATATTACTCAAttataatatagaaaaaataggtttttaattcttaatttaattaccaaataataatattattaaattaattgatattttatttcgaGTTcagactcaaattcaaaacctcattctataaataattataataatatttatcgtttattctaaaaaagttaaaaaaaaataaaaaaacaatattttacgGGTTTGTTACTTTGATTCTTCTGCCAAAAGactaattattcaaatcaaataaatgaatggaaaaaaagaaaatagtgaATCATACAGTGATAAACAGTCCAAAGTAATGCTAAAAAAGAATACTAATCATGAGAGAGAGAGTAATATATGAAAGAAGCTACTAATGGAAAAGATgaactatatattaaaaaaaaaatcatatatgcaATAACACACACCTCTTGGTACATGAAAACTGAATCCAGTTCCTCCATACTTTGCTTCTATTTGAGAGCGAAAGGGAAGAGTGAAGATTGAAATTCAAAGTGTTGGCAAGAAAGAGATACTCTcttatttatagagaaaaaaaatccatcttttatttataagatttaatactaataataataataaataattagaaaagGTGGTAATAACAAGCCAaggtttgtaaaaaaaatccgCAGAAGTAAGTCCATATCAATTTAATGCTAAAATCTTCATCAGAGAAGAAATTGGAGTTTCCAAATTTAAGTAAGAAATATATGATTTGAAAATCCCTGAAATCCTCCCACTTTTTTAGGAATCGTGtctattttatgtaatttaatttttatggtcAATGATTTATTTCAGGTAAACCTTCCTAATTTATATTCCCTCTTATCGtcgaattaaaaatttaaaatttataaaaaaaataaatctcttTTGTTTAGTGTTTACGCGGTTTGATATAAAATGTCAATATCtcttcataaataataattaaatacatttagtGAAGATATAATTCCACCTGTTTGGGATTATGAAACAGTGTTAGGTAAGAAGCATATCACTATGCTGCAGTActagaaatattattttggttttGGGCTATAATgggttttttaaataattatattttggcaatcttaaaatcaattaattatatttttatcgaaaataaaattaatatttcttcaTGGTTTTTGGTAAGAAGGTATATAAGTGAAAACTATCTATACatcattgaaaatatatttcatcCAAATtcgtttttaaattaaaattgagttacacaatattttattgaatttttcatCAGCTTTTaggattgtttttttttttacttcataaaaaataacttcCGGAATGAATataattagtttaaaaatacttaagcaaattttcttttaaagatacataatttaaattagattttaagtaagattcaattttaataaaaaaaaaaatcattctctaataattttttttaggctaaataatatttgcggtcccttaacttaatttcaattaatattttaattatttgtttatttatttatttagtcatttattttaattttaagtgacaatttgatcttttatgttttaaaatgtcaacaatgttatctttttaattataaaaattcatcaaaattttcaaacaaaacccataaaattaataatcatcttcaatataatgaaattttatcaacTGCATAACTCAAacattcaaataaactcatattttcatctccaacaatatcaaattcatcaaataaaaaatgacaatatgagtttatttaaagatttaagttgtgaatttgatgaaatttgtattatattgaagatgataattaattttgtgggttttgtttgagaactttgatgaatttttgtaaaaaggaaaggataacattgttgacattttaaaatataaaagattaaattgtcacttaaaattaaaataaatgaccgaattgaaaataataataataataataataataataataataataataataataataataataataataataaaaaactaaaacgttaactgatattaagttaaaattaagttaagagatcaAATATCtatttagtcttttttttttttttatagttcattgcttttgattctatttttaattctatttttaattcaaatttataaatttataatgaaGTTATTTTACatcaataactttttttaactcGTTGACATCTATAATTCTTGTTATACAAGCCACAatcctatatatatatctatatatatatatatatatatatatttccaaTTATGCAACATAAATGGTCAgtcaaatttcttaaattttaaaataaatggttCTAATTCTTTTTATACAAGCCACAACcctatgtatatatataatttttttcaattatgcACATAAATGCTCAGTCAAATTTccttatatattaaattttataattaatggttctttttgtttccttttttatAGTATTATCTACCTATTTTACAactttaaattacaaaataattttcactttCTTCAATAGATTGATACCCTTTCATTTAATTTGACattaaatattatgtaaaaaaaggctaaattacatttgtggtcctttaacttaatttcaggtaacgttttagtcctttatctttttttttttttttttccgacttggtcctttattttaattttaagtgacaatttgatattttatgttttaaaatttcaacaatgatatccttttttatacaaaaattcaaaaaaaaattcaatcaaaacttataaaattaattatattcttcaatataatacaaatttcatcaaattcgtaacgcaaatcttcaaataaactcatattttcatactttatttgatatttttaggaataaaggactaaatcgggaaaaaaaaagataaagaactaaaacgttacctaaaattaagttaagcgaccacagatgtaatttagcctacaAAAAGTTACTCTTCCACTTCATTAGAATATATCTCTTCCGtttcacaaatcaaacacaATTAAAATACGGTTCTATCTTTTATACAAGCCACAACCCTATGTATTTAAATTCTATCTggttcttttatttttcctcATCCCAAGTCCGTTAAACCAAATATACCATAAAACTTGATTCTATTTGTTGGTATTTttgtcttccaaattaaaataggaTTAAGTTTTTTGGCgtacatataaaaatttattgttatagAATTCATTCAAAGGTACCAATTTTGGAATATGTTGATCATCAGTATCatctgaatttttaaataattttttttaaatcacaaatattataagaattattctcacaaaaaaattaataacaaataaattaaatataattttttaagctTTTGacacttaaaatttatatttaactcattttcttcttaaaaaattctaaatttttatataagaatttcttataatgtttaaaatatgtctacaactttttttcttcaaaattccAAATGTTACACATGAGTTTAATTAAAAGCTGAAACTGATATAAAACATTTGAGAAActattgtttgaattttttttttaaagagattaCAAAtcaaatatgatataattataGAAGTTTGGATATTCTCAATTCAAACATCTATCAATCTTTGACAATCatctttgtttgttttaattttatttttttttataatatttttattagattgaaAGTTTATATAGTGTAGATCATACAtgtcaaattttacaaaaatataaaatcatttgatatattattaagatgtattaaaattaatatcttaatactatattaaataattttatatttgtgtaaaattttacatgtaAGATTCATACTATATACAATTTCGatccaacaaaaaaattaaaataaaattttgaaaaattaaagataaatgagtaattgatattgtaaaatattCTGATAGAAAGAATccatataaactaaaaaattatttaaccttTTGTTTAAAGATGATCCCTAATTGTTTAAACTTCTCCCTTCTTTCTTCGCCCATCGCTTGTTCAGTTCTTTTCCACATACACATACTCTCATcttcttttattatatatagttcATTAATTATAGAGTTGTAAGAAGAGTTTAATAATAGGTACATGTTTTCTATATTACCATTTGAAAATTTGTTGATAATTATTTAATGAAAGTTAGCCATACACATGTGGGATAAACATCAGTTCGTAAGTGCCacttacaaaattatttaggtggcaattttttatttattgttggataaaattatctataattttttaaaaacaagttaAACTTCACCTTAATAATAATGCGAAGCTGAAGTATGTATGTTTGTGTAAAGAAAAAAAGCTACTACATATGCATGTGATTTCTTTATACATAAAATGTCTAACTTTTGTTGTGTGTGCAAGAGAGGCAATTGGGATTTGAATCTAGAGCCTTCTATATAGTGCCCAAATCTCATTACTAGACCAATCTTAATGGCTTCATAAAAAGTTTGACAATATATTCTAAATACTTTGCTTTCCCCTCTTCTACATAGtgattgattttcattttatctTGAAAAAAATGGATATTATGCTTAGGAGTAAAAATAGATTTAGGAGACGACATATACTTATTGTTAACCTACGATATACTCATAtctaattagattttttaacatataagTTAGACCaaagttttttttcaaaattattttattaaaaagatcaTTCTAGTTACAAGTCtctaaaaaaagtttttagatGGACctacttaattaaatataaacaaattttattattactattattattattgtaatattaagTTTTGTATTGCGTTAACATTTtctgtaattaaaatatattgatttacattaatttaaaaaaaaaaattaattgttcaTAACATTTcactaaatattaaaagaatcaaTATAAATTGTTCATCTATGTCCACAAAAATGTTGAATCATGAAGAGATATAGAGGATCATCAcattaagttaaaaataatcaCACAAATAGATCTCACACtacattttaacaaaaaaaccTTAAGACAATAAATTTACGAGTTGTCTCATTTAATGTAGTActtaatatctaattttttatccaaatatagtttcttttttactcacatttgatataaaaatagAGGATCATCAcattaagttaaaaataatcaCACAAATAGATCTCACACtacattttaacaaaaaaaccTTAAGACAATAAATTTACGAGTTGTCTCATTTAATGTAGTActtaatatctaattttttatccaaatatagtttcttttttactcacatttgatataaaaaaaaaaaaaaaaattgaatttcattcCTCGTGTTCATTCCCATAATAGGTTTCATCTTTATGCATGACTTAAAACAATGTAAAAGgagaaaattcattttatttcatctaTAGTGCAAGACTATGATTTTCTTATTGAAATCATAAATTTTCAAATCTTTATAAACTTTAAAATCTTTATGTTCTCAAATGTctgttaaaaatttattttgactcTTAAATTTTACATACACCACTTAACATTTTAAATACATAGGGTTCTATCTGTTATACATGccaatttttttttgcaaaaaaactttaaaaaatatcaaactaaaacttaaaaataaacaatCCAAACCTAAATATTTAAGTCCCTACTCAAAACTTTCAAATCTTAATTGGAGCTTATGTATTTTTACCCTGGCTATGCCTATGGCTATTATTGTAAAGCACACGATGGTTTCAATTTTATACATTATCTAGCAATGGGTATACTAGATTGTGCTGTGCAGTACACGATTATATAATGCCTAACTGAACCTTAATAAATATTTCTTGATTTTGCATCTTTTCTCATGCCCTCttattctatatatatttatttatcattcacATTAAGGTCGACACTCATTCTATATAACCCCCTCTTTTCGTCCCTTCAAAATAATTGAATCAAACAAAcaacttgaatttaaaatatttctctcTAATCAAAGACCcttaattaaacttttaatattaGTACATCCATGTGCCACATAATCGAAGTATCGTGCACAACTAGacagttattaaaaaaaaatgtagtgcTATTGTTGTCGCTGTAATAAAGTTTcatctagaaaaaaaaaagtatgataatttgtattttattcatAGCGGAAAATTATTATGGGTTTAATTTGTTTAGGAAACGTACAAAAGTTGTTAGTTACAATAAAGTTAGTTTGTGTAGGACAAAACGGTTTAAATTAATTACTTGAAATAAAACTCGTCACACGCTCTTAATACAATGTATCCAGCGTCTCAACACATGCATTAACGTGTAAGCATTAACAATTAACAATACTAATTTTTGCTTTTGTTCACTAGTGCACCGCTGAAGGTTGACCCTTCTAcaactaaatattaaattttacaatgttaCGTGCCTCAAAATTAGTCATTTGTACTTACATTATAAATTCCGTTTAAAgtttagaaaatttaatttaactgATAAATATTGTTAAATTGAATATACCAATTTATATTAACATTACGCAAAAACCATGTGAGATTAGAAATATTATTGTTCAACGCTAGAACACTAGTTACGGCCTTTGACTTGTATATTAATTGACTTGCAAGATATATAACTATAATGACAAAGATACTATATACTAAAGAATATATAGCAGCAACATTGACATTATAAGTTCTTAGGGATAATTGCTGATTACAAAGTTGAATTCATTTAATTTGCTAGAAGAGTTAATACAATGTATActgatattatatattttttttgtaatcaaGCAATCGCACCTAATAGTATATGGTTACCAAGCAATCGCATCTAATTAATTATGTAAGCAATTAAAATATGGTGGGAACAAGAAAATTAATGTATCTCCACACGTTTAATGAGGATTTTCAGCTAGATGTTTGTGAAAAAACATACAAAGTGGAAAAGATATAATTTAGAGTGTGTTTGGGttgtattaaataataaattattccaAAAAGAAAACTTACTACAATCACCTAAATATTACAATCACCTCCACTTCTTAGGCCCTTTCTAAGTGGGCTTAGCCCACATCCACAATAGCTTCCACATTGCCCTCTTCATTCACAGACCGGTCCAACACATCTAGAGTTttcaaaatgaataaataaattttttatttttcatgaagACTTACCCCAGCT
It includes:
- the LOC101508892 gene encoding uncharacterized protein, which gives rise to MEELDSVFMYQERENELRQKLLDATVELETMKNMKTELFNLLKTAYQERDEARNQLQKVINYNLIPTTTPIHHLQEIFVPNPSITITESSSLSHGSPPVDSFFEPVSSPEFSNSKMGYLNNHHNFVQVQDFNYLNMAVPIEKPMCDPGTVVIDSLAAERVLPQKGKLLQAVLDSGPLLQTILLAGPLPIWRNPPPLQDIKFQPLNIKECDNNKNETRIIESISFPQKQKISSILQSSNGVSTCSASSMVNFAGNHHHGSLNNTWKFCSSSNSCSSLRIQLESRKRQRYQ